From Juglans regia cultivar Chandler chromosome 8, Walnut 2.0, whole genome shotgun sequence, the proteins below share one genomic window:
- the LOC118349215 gene encoding uncharacterized protein LOC118349215 → MTMDTQVVAPTPEDATETNEAEKEPEVMRPELKKHKFGDPGSLHISIMIAESRIGRALLDWGSSVKLLLFSVYEQLGLGELKNTSIKLQLPERSVKQLATTIYQAPVILGCPFLATFNALINCRSGVLKLTFGNMTLEMNVFNTCKMHGDCDESDVHAVEVISELKEIKREAYDNSRLANERMKALHDKKILDKHLVPD, encoded by the exons ATGACTATGGACACACAGGTAGTTGCTCCTACACCTGAAGATGCAACAGAGActaatgaagctgaaaaagaaccaGAGGTAATGAGACCAGAGCTGAAGAAGCAT AAGTTTGGAGATCCCGGCTCTCTCcacatttccattatgattgCTGAGTCACGCATTGGGAGAGCTCTACTTGATTGGGGGAGTAGTGTGAAGTTGCTACTATTCTCAGTGTATGAGCAGTTGGGATTAGGTGAACTGAAAAATACCTCCATCAAGCTACAGTTACCTGAGAGATCAGTCAAG CAGCTAGCCACTACTATTTACCAGGCGCCTGTCATCCTTGGGTGCCCATTCCTTGCTACCTTCAATGCACTGATAAATTGTCGAAGTGGAGTGCTGAAACTCACATTCGGGAATATGACATTGGAAATGAATGTGTTCAATACTTGCAAGATGCATGGTGATTGCGACGAGTCAGATGTGCATGCTGTTGAAGTGATTTCAGAGctcaaagaaataaagagagaggccTACGATAATTCCCGCTTGGCGAATGAGCGAATGAAGGCCTTGCATGATAAGAAGATCCTTGACAAACATCTTGTGCCTGATTAG
- the LOC108983653 gene encoding GATA transcription factor 5 has translation MECAEAALKTSCRMEMAVKTPQAVLEDLWPVNGQNGVVCDDFFVDELLDLSNEEGFVNEEPAEEDEEEEDKGFVSVSPRQDRQNSTTNIVISAKDEFGSELIVPAEDLANLEWLSHFVEESFSEFCTPFPGGISTEKPMNEGPEPEPEPEQAKPCFKTPVPAKARSKRARTSGRVWCLGSPSLTESSASSTSSTSSSSPSSSWLVYPNAAQYEGPVEQFYSEEKQPEKKQKKKAIGEAASGGGAAQTPRRCSHCGVQKTPQWRTGPRGAKTLCNACGVRYKSGRLLPEYRPACSPTFSSELHSNHHRKVLEMRRKKEPSGVSESGLAPPAVSRF, from the exons ATGGAATGCGCGGAAGCGGCGTTGAAAACCAGTTGTAGGATGGAAATGGCCGTGAAAACCCCACAAGCGGTTTTGGAGGATTTATGGCCTGTGAATGGACAAAATGGCGTTGTTTGTGACGACTTTTTTGTGGACGAACTTCTTGACTTGTCTAATGAAGAAGGATTTGTGAATGAAGAGCCGgcagaggaagatgaagaggaagaagataaagGCTTTGTCTCTGTTTCCCCTCGACAAGACCGCCAAAATTCCACCACCAACATCGTTATCTCTGCCAAAGACGAGTTTGGCTCCGAACTAATTGTTCCG GCAGAAGATTTAGCGAACCTTGAATGGCTATCCCACTTCGTCGAGGAATCTTTCTCGGAATTCTGCACGCCTTTCCCAGGCGGAATTTCAACTGAAAAGCCTATGAACGAAGGGCCTGAACCAGAACCAGAACCGGAACAGGCAAAGCCGTGTTTCAAAACTCCTGTTCCGGCCAAGGCAAGAAGCAAGCGCGCCAGAACCAGCGGCCGAGTTTGGTGCCTCGGGTCCCCTTCGCTGACCGAGTCGTCCGCGAGTTCAACCTCCTCGACTTCTTCGTCGTCCCCTTCAAGCTCTTGGCTCGTATACCCCAACGCTGCCCAGTACGAGGGACCTGTCGAGCAATTTTACTCGGAGGAAAAACAACCGgagaagaagcagaagaagaaagcGATTGGGGAGGCGGCGTCTGGTGGAGGTGCGGCGCAGACGCCGAGGCGGTGCAGCCATTGCGGTGTCCAGAAGACCCCACAGTGGAGAACGGGCCCACGCGGAGCCAAGACACTGTGCAATGCTTGTGGGGTCCGGTATAAGTCCGGTCGGCTCCTACCGGAATATAGACCCGCGTGTAGCCCTACTTTCTCGAGCGAATTGCACTCCAACCATCACCGTAAAGTGCTGGAGATGCGGCGGAAGAAGGAACCTTCTGGCGTCTCCGAGTCCGGTTTGGCTCCTCCTGCAGTGTccagattttga